The following proteins are co-located in the Desulfurococcus amylolyticus Z-533 genome:
- a CDS encoding RsmB/NOP family class I SAM-dependent RNA methyltransferase — protein sequence MRLYEIYRDIYLEPSKQAVELALRYGYLPYMVQRYLEMLGPDEALELLEAFEKPVKPVVRVNTLLIRPGELMERLESLGFQLEEIPWAPASFWVVKTPRSPTIGSTHEYLKGYYYIHRDASSLIPVLLLLHNYEGDVLDACAAPGGKATFMAQILKERGKGIVYANDYVLYRLKTLVGHLLRMKLDNVVVAWSNALNLPGKLGRRFKRILLDAPCSGEGRISVDPGRKTRTSILDLAMLAKREILLLDRLIDLLDENGVLAYSTCSIAPEENEYVLSRILNSRSDIEIIEPELKLFNYSPWLTHYRSMEFPRDLEKCIRVWPHRHGLFGFTTCLIRRIKS from the coding sequence TTGAGGCTCTATGAGATATATCGCGACATATACTTGGAGCCATCTAAACAGGCAGTCGAGTTGGCATTAAGATACGGGTATCTCCCATACATGGTTCAAAGATACCTTGAGATGCTTGGCCCAGATGAAGCCCTGGAACTTCTTGAAGCATTCGAAAAACCTGTTAAACCAGTTGTCAGAGTTAACACGTTACTTATAAGGCCCGGTGAATTAATGGAGAGACTAGAATCCCTGGGATTCCAGTTAGAGGAAATACCATGGGCTCCCGCTTCATTCTGGGTAGTTAAAACCCCTAGAAGCCCCACTATAGGCTCGACACATGAATACTTAAAGGGCTACTACTATATCCACAGAGATGCCTCTAGCCTGATACCAGTGTTACTCCTACTACATAACTATGAAGGAGACGTCCTCGACGCCTGTGCCGCCCCAGGCGGTAAGGCAACGTTTATGGCTCAAATCCTTAAGGAGCGGGGAAAAGGTATTGTATACGCTAACGACTATGTCTTATACAGGTTAAAGACCCTGGTGGGGCATCTATTAAGGATGAAACTAGATAACGTAGTAGTAGCATGGAGTAATGCGTTAAACCTTCCGGGGAAACTAGGTAGAAGATTTAAGAGGATCCTCCTGGACGCACCATGTAGTGGGGAGGGAAGGATATCTGTGGATCCAGGGCGGAAAACACGAACAAGTATCTTAGACCTGGCCATGCTTGCCAAGAGAGAGATATTGTTGCTGGATAGATTAATAGATCTACTGGATGAAAATGGGGTACTAGCGTACTCAACGTGCAGTATTGCACCGGAGGAAAACGAGTACGTTCTTAGTAGGATACTGAATTCAAGGAGCGATATCGAGATAATTGAGCCGGAATTAAAACTGTTCAATTATAGCCCCTGGCTCACCCATTATAGGTCAATGGAGTTCCCCAGGGACCTTGAGAAATGCATCAGGGTATGGCCTCATAGACACGGCTTATTCGGGTTTACCACATGCCTGATCAGGAGGATTAAGTCATGA
- a CDS encoding M42 family metallopeptidase, with the protein MEWRGQYIELIKKLTSLHAPSGREDPVKDLVAELMKSHVDKLWIDVWGNVVGYRKGSKGSGKIMIAAHMDEIGLFISHIEDDGFLRVIPIGGVLERTLLYQRVVVRTRDGRLYRGVIGLKPPHVIKPEEAQKVPELRELFIDVGASSKEEVEKMGIRVGDIAVFDREVAELGWNRITGKAFDDRVGVVVMLKALEMLEKHDVDVYFVATVQEEVGLKGAKTSAYGISPDVALAIDVTIASDVPGVAKSEWFTRLGYGPAIKIVDGRNASGLIAHPKVVEFLVNIAEKKRIPYQLDVISGGTTDASTIALNKEGVAAGTISIPSRYIHSPVEVVDLRDLYNASLLAKAFIEEATPEWIQSIKGVVIK; encoded by the coding sequence TTGGAATGGAGGGGCCAGTACATAGAGTTAATTAAGAAGCTAACCAGCCTTCATGCTCCTAGTGGGAGAGAAGACCCAGTGAAAGACCTCGTTGCCGAGTTGATGAAGTCTCATGTAGATAAACTATGGATAGACGTATGGGGGAACGTAGTTGGATATAGGAAGGGCTCTAAGGGCTCTGGTAAAATCATGATCGCAGCCCACATGGATGAAATAGGGTTATTCATCTCTCACATCGAGGATGACGGGTTTCTAAGGGTTATACCCATAGGTGGAGTACTCGAGAGGACTCTTCTCTACCAAAGAGTAGTTGTTAGGACGAGGGATGGGAGACTATACAGGGGTGTGATAGGGTTAAAGCCTCCTCATGTAATTAAGCCGGAGGAAGCCCAGAAAGTACCGGAGCTACGGGAACTCTTCATAGATGTTGGTGCGTCATCAAAGGAGGAAGTGGAGAAGATGGGTATAAGAGTCGGCGATATAGCTGTATTTGATAGAGAGGTAGCTGAGTTAGGCTGGAACAGGATAACCGGTAAGGCGTTCGATGACAGGGTTGGCGTCGTGGTTATGTTAAAGGCTCTTGAAATGCTTGAGAAACACGATGTAGACGTTTATTTCGTTGCAACAGTCCAGGAGGAAGTAGGGTTAAAGGGGGCTAAGACGTCGGCTTACGGTATCTCACCGGATGTGGCATTAGCGATAGATGTAACCATAGCAAGCGATGTACCCGGAGTAGCTAAAAGCGAGTGGTTCACTCGGCTAGGATATGGTCCAGCTATAAAGATAGTTGATGGGAGAAATGCAAGTGGGTTGATAGCGCATCCAAAGGTGGTTGAGTTCCTGGTGAACATTGCCGAGAAAAAGAGGATACCTTATCAATTAGATGTGATCTCAGGTGGTACAACCGATGCCTCAACAATAGCTTTAAACAAGGAGGGTGTTGCTGCTGGAACGATCTCTATTCCCTCAAGGTATATACATAGCCCTGTTGAAGTAGTGGATTTAAGAGACCTTTACAATGCATCATTACTAGCTAAGGCCTTCATAGAGGAGGCAACGCCTGAGTGGATTCAAAGCATAAAGGGAGTAGTAATAAAATAA
- a CDS encoding dicarboxylate/amino acid:cation symporter produces MSASPRRGAYRFLIAILLAFCIGTVFGYITSITVPKDTASTVASWLKALGDIFVRLIRIIIPPLILFTIAAATSSIASARRLGRILAVILFLYIITSILTAFWGVLGGVLFQPGIGVGLQPPKGYQPPTPPSGPDLLLSFFMPDFVNLLTVSGSMTMIIFAIILGVAVVFMGEPGRKIASMLSLLSTLMVKFVSVIMYYAPIAVFSYAGWLMISYGPAMLGAYAKFLGVQYGFTLFHFIVIYSIIVMLGGLNPIVYFKAQLTPFLIAFTTRSSAVTLPFNMEAARKMGVSDEVFNITLPIGATVNMDVTALYQALSALFISQLFGINLTSTQLGMVVMAALIGSVATAAIPGGGTIMLAYVLSVIGLPLEGVGIMMVIDPLADTIRTAVNVSDDNACTILITKLTGYRLNPKTGS; encoded by the coding sequence ATGAGCGCCTCCCCAAGAAGAGGAGCATATAGGTTCTTAATAGCTATATTGCTAGCGTTCTGTATAGGTACAGTGTTTGGTTACATTACAAGCATTACCGTTCCAAAAGACACAGCGTCCACTGTTGCATCATGGCTAAAGGCATTAGGAGACATATTCGTTAGGTTAATCAGGATAATTATCCCACCCCTTATATTATTCACTATTGCAGCCGCAACATCCTCTATAGCAAGTGCCAGACGGCTGGGCAGGATATTAGCGGTAATACTGTTCCTCTATATTATCACCTCAATCCTTACCGCCTTCTGGGGCGTCCTTGGTGGAGTATTATTCCAACCCGGTATCGGGGTGGGTCTCCAACCACCTAAGGGCTACCAGCCTCCAACCCCTCCAAGCGGGCCGGATCTACTGCTTTCATTCTTCATGCCCGACTTTGTAAACCTCTTAACTGTCTCCGGTTCTATGACAATGATAATTTTCGCTATAATACTGGGTGTCGCAGTAGTATTTATGGGGGAGCCAGGCAGGAAGATAGCTTCAATGCTCTCACTCTTATCAACCCTCATGGTTAAATTCGTATCAGTTATAATGTACTATGCACCGATAGCTGTGTTCAGCTATGCTGGCTGGCTGATGATATCCTACGGACCAGCCATGCTGGGTGCTTACGCGAAATTCCTTGGTGTACAATACGGGTTCACACTATTCCATTTCATTGTAATATATTCTATAATAGTCATGCTAGGAGGGCTCAACCCTATAGTATACTTTAAGGCTCAGCTAACACCTTTCCTAATAGCTTTCACAACCCGTTCATCAGCTGTAACACTCCCATTCAACATGGAGGCCGCTAGGAAAATGGGTGTGTCCGATGAAGTATTCAATATAACGCTCCCCATAGGCGCTACCGTTAACATGGATGTGACAGCCTTATACCAGGCGCTCAGTGCCTTATTCATCTCGCAGTTATTCGGCATAAATCTAACATCAACCCAGCTAGGCATGGTCGTAATGGCGGCCCTTATTGGATCAGTGGCCACAGCTGCTATACCTGGTGGCGGGACAATAATGCTTGCATATGTGTTATCCGTGATTGGCCTACCCTTAGAAGGTGTTGGTATAATGATGGTTATCGATCCATTAGCTGATACTATAAGGACGGCTGTAAACGTGTCGGATGATAATGCGTGCACCATACTGATAACGAAGTTAACCGGGTATAGGCTGAATCCAAAGACCGGCTCTTGA
- the porA gene encoding pyruvate ferredoxin oxidoreductase, producing MEKTVFKPKIPIEKQVLTTANGDEAVAYAVKQSYVDVVAAYPITPQTIIVEKYSEFVNDGLVHTEFIPVESEHSAMSACVGAAAAGARAFTATSSQGLALMVEIVYIASALRLPIVMAVVNRALSAPINIHNDHSDAYLMRDSGWIQLFVENVQETYDTTIQAFKIAEDPRVQLPVAVNLDGFFLSHTLENFYMLPDDTVYEFLGGPRKLVNVKVDYFSEEVPLVLNPARPLTFGSLDLYDYYFEHKVQQVEAMKNVPPVVREINEEWYKLTGRRYGDGVVDAYGVEDADIVIVAMGSGAGTIRSVVKKLREKGEKIGLLKIRMFRPFPYSDIAEILSGAKIVAVMDKAIGPGSFGALYEDIAVSLYDLDERPLLLDYIYGLGGRDLPPSLVYRMIEEVKKDLESKSVERKIRYLGVRE from the coding sequence ATGGAGAAAACCGTGTTCAAGCCGAAGATCCCTATTGAGAAACAGGTTTTAACAACCGCTAATGGTGATGAAGCAGTAGCCTACGCTGTAAAGCAGAGCTACGTAGATGTGGTGGCAGCATACCCTATAACACCCCAGACAATTATTGTTGAAAAATACTCGGAGTTCGTTAATGATGGATTAGTACACACGGAGTTCATACCGGTTGAATCAGAGCACTCAGCTATGAGTGCTTGCGTAGGTGCGGCAGCGGCTGGTGCCAGAGCTTTCACGGCCACATCATCCCAGGGATTGGCGTTAATGGTTGAAATAGTATATATAGCATCAGCCCTAAGACTACCAATAGTTATGGCGGTTGTCAACAGGGCTCTCTCAGCACCGATAAACATACATAATGATCACAGTGATGCATACCTGATGAGGGACTCTGGATGGATACAGTTATTCGTGGAAAACGTGCAAGAGACGTATGATACCACTATACAGGCATTCAAGATAGCGGAGGATCCACGTGTACAATTACCTGTCGCCGTAAACCTTGACGGGTTCTTCCTAAGCCACACCCTGGAGAACTTCTACATGTTACCGGATGACACGGTCTATGAGTTCCTAGGAGGTCCGAGGAAACTGGTAAACGTTAAAGTAGACTATTTCAGCGAGGAAGTACCACTAGTGTTAAACCCGGCCAGGCCTTTAACATTCGGCTCACTGGATCTATACGATTATTACTTTGAACATAAAGTCCAGCAGGTGGAAGCCATGAAGAATGTGCCTCCTGTTGTAAGGGAGATAAATGAAGAATGGTATAAGCTAACGGGCAGGAGATATGGTGATGGAGTAGTAGATGCATATGGCGTGGAGGACGCCGACATAGTGATTGTTGCGATGGGTAGTGGGGCAGGCACAATCAGGAGTGTTGTGAAGAAGCTAAGAGAAAAGGGGGAGAAGATAGGATTGCTAAAGATAAGGATGTTCAGGCCCTTCCCATACAGTGATATAGCAGAAATACTCTCAGGCGCTAAAATAGTGGCTGTAATGGATAAAGCTATAGGACCCGGCTCGTTTGGCGCGCTATACGAGGATATAGCGGTAAGTCTATATGATCTCGATGAGAGACCACTGCTACTCGACTACATCTACGGCCTAGGAGGGAGAGACCTGCCACCCTCACTAGTCTACAGGATGATTGAAGAAGTAAAGAAAGACCTAGAGTCCAAAAGTGTTGAAAGGAAGATAAGGTACTTAGGGGTGAGGGAGTAG
- a CDS encoding sodium-dependent transporter: protein MSRERETWATRFGLILSMAGNAIGLGNFWRFPRLLAANGGGAFMIPYFIALLLLGIPLMWVEWSTGRYGGKYGHGTLGPMFYLMARESVKPRTALIFGIIGGMLAFAVTTLLNSYYIHVIGWTAAYVIYSAAGSYYGANTVEFFNNHIANTSMVLATWSIPMILLFIAAYRGVAKGIELFNKVMMPLLYVFAIILAIRSITTGAPVRPDWSSWAGLRYSWNPDFETLRSNFWVISLAAAGQIFFTLSLGMGIIHNYASYVKKDDDIALAGLTTASLNEVAEVILGGTIAVPLAYAYLGPDVVKQGSLGLAFMALPNIFTALGDVGRVFGMLWFLLLFFAGWTSAIAMYNYLVALLEEDLGINRRLGSLIVFILYFLLGLPVALDSSLTYFGELDNWVGSYLLVVLGLFDVIVGVYLFKPDNLWKELHTGALIRVPSLFKYILMTLTPIYILILLVGTTIDYYNQGVFAQADPLIVGARIAIILVLIIGAIETYYGIKKKYGKELAENRKIIVVE, encoded by the coding sequence GTGAGTAGGGAAAGAGAAACATGGGCAACCAGGTTCGGATTGATATTATCAATGGCTGGGAATGCTATTGGACTAGGTAATTTCTGGCGATTCCCCAGGCTACTCGCTGCAAACGGTGGCGGCGCATTCATGATACCATACTTCATAGCATTGCTGTTACTGGGTATACCATTGATGTGGGTTGAATGGAGTACAGGGAGATATGGCGGTAAATACGGGCATGGAACGCTCGGTCCAATGTTCTACCTGATGGCCAGGGAGTCGGTTAAGCCTAGGACAGCATTAATATTCGGCATTATAGGGGGCATGTTAGCCTTTGCTGTGACCACACTGCTAAACTCTTATTACATCCATGTGATAGGTTGGACAGCAGCATACGTTATATATAGTGCAGCAGGGTCATACTATGGAGCAAACACTGTAGAATTCTTCAATAACCATATAGCTAACACTAGCATGGTGCTTGCCACATGGAGTATACCCATGATACTACTCTTTATAGCTGCCTATAGGGGGGTGGCCAAAGGCATTGAGTTATTTAACAAGGTCATGATGCCGTTGCTCTATGTCTTTGCCATTATTCTAGCAATAAGATCGATAACAACTGGAGCACCGGTGAGGCCTGACTGGAGCTCCTGGGCCGGGCTCCGGTACAGCTGGAATCCGGACTTTGAAACATTGAGAAGCAACTTCTGGGTTATCTCGCTAGCTGCGGCGGGCCAGATATTCTTTACATTAAGCCTTGGAATGGGTATAATACATAACTATGCGTCATACGTTAAGAAGGATGATGATATAGCACTAGCAGGCTTAACAACAGCATCCCTCAACGAGGTGGCAGAGGTAATACTAGGCGGTACAATAGCGGTACCATTAGCATACGCATATCTAGGTCCAGACGTGGTTAAACAAGGCTCGCTGGGATTAGCTTTCATGGCACTACCAAATATCTTCACGGCCCTAGGTGATGTAGGCAGGGTCTTCGGCATGTTATGGTTCCTCCTACTGTTCTTCGCAGGGTGGACATCCGCTATAGCAATGTATAATTATCTAGTGGCATTACTAGAGGAGGACTTAGGCATCAATAGGAGGCTTGGGTCACTTATAGTATTTATACTGTACTTCTTGCTGGGATTACCGGTGGCGCTAGACTCTTCTCTTACATACTTCGGTGAACTAGATAACTGGGTTGGCTCATACCTGCTGGTAGTTCTTGGGTTATTCGATGTAATAGTGGGAGTCTACCTGTTTAAACCAGATAACTTATGGAAGGAGCTCCATACTGGTGCATTGATACGTGTACCATCATTATTCAAGTATATATTAATGACGCTGACCCCGATATACATATTAATACTATTGGTTGGAACAACAATAGATTATTATAACCAAGGGGTCTTCGCGCAAGCAGATCCCTTGATAGTGGGCGCCAGGATAGCTATAATACTTGTATTGATCATCGGAGCGATTGAAACATACTATGGAATCAAGAAGAAATATGGTAAGGAATTGGCTGAAAACAGGAAGATCATAGTGGTCGAGTAG
- a CDS encoding inorganic phosphate transporter, whose product MDPIVLAGFVGAFMLAWIDGANNAANSIGTIIGVRALPVRRALLIASIFELIGGLAYGRFISSTLSSKIISVAEISSRIITAGFVIALFVSFIIVFLATRKHMPFSISIVTVGAISGIGLAMGVEYVNTGLLLELFVLWLLIPFIGLLVGYIYYRLYSYLRSRRNIYVKIFLPLLLLYTSFTVSAVYMAIPEQLLENIYILAAMSSIIVVLTASIMIYLYMNIWGSRHEVIDVDTVVNRFNNRMLIASSAILAFTHGGHDVANAAAPLMLILGSRELNHDIESLLILTYSSLGLSTGILTWGVSVAKTIGEEITVLNPESALIANIAGAQTTLIVTRLGLPSSMVGIIIGSIMGVGLGRGISSVNTRLFSRMLSYWYIGFLVATVVTYIATRILLYVSI is encoded by the coding sequence ATGGATCCAATAGTTTTAGCAGGGTTTGTAGGAGCGTTCATGCTTGCATGGATTGATGGGGCAAACAATGCTGCAAACAGCATTGGGACAATCATAGGTGTGCGTGCATTGCCTGTAAGAAGGGCCTTGTTGATCGCATCGATCTTCGAGTTGATCGGGGGCCTGGCTTACGGGAGATTCATTTCTTCAACTCTTTCCTCCAAGATAATCAGCGTGGCAGAGATATCGTCGAGGATAATTACCGCTGGCTTCGTCATCGCCTTATTTGTCTCATTTATAATAGTGTTCCTGGCGACTAGAAAGCATATGCCGTTTAGTATAAGCATAGTTACAGTGGGAGCTATTTCAGGAATAGGTTTAGCTATGGGTGTGGAATATGTTAATACAGGCCTACTTCTCGAGTTATTTGTTCTATGGCTTTTAATACCTTTCATAGGCTTACTGGTCGGCTATATATATTATAGGCTATATAGCTACCTGCGCTCGAGAAGAAACATCTATGTAAAGATATTCCTCCCCCTCTTGCTCCTATACACCTCCTTCACTGTTTCAGCCGTATATATGGCTATACCGGAGCAGTTACTGGAGAACATATATATTCTCGCAGCCATGTCATCGATCATCGTTGTCCTTACAGCATCAATAATGATATACCTCTACATGAATATATGGGGAAGTAGACATGAAGTGATAGATGTAGATACTGTTGTAAATAGGTTCAATAATAGAATGCTCATCGCTTCATCAGCGATCCTTGCCTTTACACATGGAGGACATGATGTCGCAAACGCTGCCGCACCATTAATGCTTATACTGGGTTCAAGGGAGTTGAATCATGATATTGAATCACTACTGATACTCACCTATTCTTCACTAGGATTGAGCACAGGAATCCTCACATGGGGTGTTAGCGTAGCGAAAACTATTGGGGAAGAGATCACTGTATTAAATCCCGAGTCAGCTCTCATTGCTAACATAGCTGGCGCGCAGACAACACTCATTGTAACCAGGCTTGGGTTACCGAGCAGTATGGTCGGAATAATCATTGGTTCCATAATGGGGGTTGGACTGGGAAGAGGTATCTCAAGTGTTAATACCAGGTTATTTTCAAGGATGCTATCATACTGGTATATTGGTTTCCTAGTAGCCACTGTAGTTACATATATTGCTACTAGAATACTATTATATGTCAGTATATAG
- a CDS encoding DUF72 domain-containing protein, giving the protein MEVYVGTSGWLYDWNEEASLDWYIRESGLNAVELNASFYRFPYRNQVVSWARKGRGIRWSIKVHKSITHYRKLGRDALEIWRRFHNLFTPMNDVIDFYLFQMPPQFTCSKENLEKIERFHEASNLASRMAVEFRHVSCFNDSVASWGIDKAIVIVSIDAPIASWITNIMGIVYLRMHGRSSWYGHEYTMDELREVAGRIVRMKPEKVYVFFNNDHWMLENARSLMGMLRG; this is encoded by the coding sequence ATGGAGGTATATGTAGGCACTAGCGGCTGGCTCTATGACTGGAATGAGGAGGCTTCACTGGACTGGTATATTAGGGAAAGCGGGTTAAACGCTGTTGAATTAAACGCCAGCTTCTACAGGTTCCCCTACAGGAATCAAGTGGTGTCATGGGCTAGGAAGGGTAGGGGTATAAGATGGAGTATTAAGGTGCACAAGTCTATAACCCATTACAGGAAGCTTGGGAGAGACGCCTTAGAGATATGGAGGAGGTTCCATAACTTATTCACCCCGATGAATGATGTCATTGACTTCTATCTTTTCCAGATGCCTCCTCAATTCACATGCAGTAAGGAGAATCTGGAGAAGATTGAGAGATTCCATGAGGCATCCAACCTAGCCTCCAGGATGGCTGTTGAGTTCAGGCATGTATCATGCTTTAATGATAGTGTTGCCTCATGGGGGATTGATAAAGCTATAGTGATAGTGTCAATAGATGCGCCCATTGCTTCATGGATTACCAATATTATGGGGATAGTTTACTTAAGGATGCATGGAAGATCTTCATGGTACGGACATGAGTACACAATGGATGAGCTACGTGAGGTGGCGGGAAGAATAGTAAGGATGAAGCCCGAGAAAGTATATGTGTTCTTCAATAACGATCACTGGATGCTTGAAAATGCCCGCTCACTAATGGGGATGCTTAGGGGTTAA
- a CDS encoding 4Fe-4S binding protein, which translates to MSEPRGWRNLPIGGVAYRLSTDVKTGDWRALRPVVDHNKCTKCMICWLFCPDMAIVWDGEKIQVNLDYCKGCGICAHECPVKAISMVPEFEEV; encoded by the coding sequence ATGAGTGAGCCTAGAGGATGGAGAAACCTGCCAATAGGTGGGGTAGCGTATAGGTTATCCACAGATGTTAAAACTGGTGACTGGCGTGCGTTGAGGCCTGTGGTGGATCATAATAAATGCACGAAGTGCATGATCTGCTGGCTCTTCTGCCCTGATATGGCTATAGTATGGGATGGCGAGAAGATACAGGTAAACCTGGATTACTGTAAAGGTTGTGGGATATGTGCTCACGAATGCCCTGTCAAAGCTATATCAATGGTACCCGAGTTTGAGGAGGTGTAA
- a CDS encoding 2-oxoacid:acceptor oxidoreductase family protein, which translates to MMIEIRWHGRGGQGAWTASNIVAMAAALEGRHAQSFPAFGPERSGAPMLSFTRISDEPIEIHSMIYEPDIAVVLDYTLLSPGLVSGLKGSGTIITNYAGSIDQVIGKLGIKKGDYRLILVPASKLALEILRANITNTAMIGGLLKHGGVVGWDSVEKAVKARFKGPVAEKNLALIKKAYEESIEV; encoded by the coding sequence ATGATGATTGAGATCAGGTGGCATGGAAGAGGCGGCCAGGGAGCCTGGACCGCTAGTAATATTGTCGCCATGGCAGCCGCTCTGGAGGGACGTCATGCTCAAAGTTTTCCAGCATTTGGTCCTGAGAGATCAGGTGCACCAATGCTTTCCTTCACTAGGATCAGCGATGAACCTATAGAAATACACAGTATGATATATGAGCCGGATATAGCTGTAGTATTAGACTACACCCTTCTCTCTCCAGGCTTAGTGAGCGGCTTAAAGGGGAGTGGTACTATTATAACCAATTATGCTGGAAGTATTGACCAGGTTATTGGGAAACTAGGCATTAAAAAAGGTGATTACAGGCTGATACTTGTACCGGCATCCAAGCTAGCGCTTGAAATACTTAGGGCCAATATAACTAATACAGCCATGATAGGTGGACTACTCAAGCATGGTGGGGTCGTTGGATGGGATAGTGTTGAGAAAGCCGTGAAGGCAAGATTTAAGGGTCCTGTTGCTGAAAAGAATCTTGCCTTAATAAAGAAGGCTTATGAGGAATCTATAGAGGTGTAG